The region TATGCTATTAAATTTACCCCCTTAATGTTGGGAAAAATAATTTATTATGTGAAACGGGACTTTGTCAGACTGGGAAAAATTGATCCACTGATGTATGACGATGGGATAGAAGATATATCGGGTAACGGACACGATAAACCTGTTTTTCTCTACCACAAAAAATACACCAATATTTCCACCAATATTTATTTTGATGAGGATGAACTCAATTCTTTTATAATCCAACTTGCTCAGAAAAGTGGTAAACATATATCTGTAGCCGAGCCAATGATAGATGCTACAATGCCCGATGGATCCCGTATCCAGATGACTCTGGGTACAACTGTAACCACTCACGGCAGTACCTTCACAATTCGTAAATTCAGTGAAACTCCTATTACACCAATTGACCTGCTTGAATGGGGTACTTTCTCTTCGGCAGGAATGGCATATCTGTGGTTGTGTATTGAAAATAATAAGAGTCTAATATATGCAGGAGGCACAGCTTCAGGTAAGACTTCGTCATTGAATGCAGTCTCCCTATTCATTCCTGAAAAAGCAAAAATCATTTCCCTTGAGGATACAAGGGAACTTAAGTTGCCACATATTAATTGGATACCGGGAGTCACTAGGGATTCATTTACAGCAGATGATAGGGGAGCCGTTGATATGTACGACCTGCTGAGGGCGGCTTTGAGACAGAGACCCGAGTACCTGCTGGTAGGTGAGGTCAGGGGCAAAGAAGCACTGACTTTGTTTCAGGCAATGTCTACAGGCCACACCACATTTTCCACGATGCATGCTGATTCTGTGTCATCGGCAATTCACAGGCTGGAGAATCCTCCTATAAGTGTGCCCAGGAATATGATCCAGGCCCTTGACATAATGAGTATTCAGGCACAGACATTTTCAGCAGGTAAACGTGTCAGAAGAAACCTGAAACTTGTGGAGATCACCGATATAGATCCAAATACCCGCAATATTCGAACCAACGATATATTTACGTGGGATTCATCTACTGATTCCTTCAGACATACAGGTAAATCCAAAGCATTGAACGATATAAAGCTACAAAGGGGCTGGAAAGAAGCAGATATAAAACGAGAACTTCAAACCCGGCAAGATATACTTGAATATATGTTGGATAATGGTATCCGGGATTTCAAAGAGATTGCTACCATCATTAAAGAGTACCAGGCAACACCTGAAAAGACCCTTGCCAGATTTGGAATGGATAAATGAAAAATGGTGGGATAAACTTGGATGGATCACAAACTGAAGAAAATGACGCCACAGTTGAACCTGATGCAACCGGGGAATCTACGGATTCTGTCAATAAAGCATCCCACCTACCTCAAACCAATAAGATATCGTTCAAACAAAAAATAACAAACTCTTCCAGACATCTGAAAACACGTTTAAAGTTAAATGGAACAAACAATTCAGAAAAAGATTATGGTCATATTCTTTTTGAACTTGCTAAAAATATTCCTTTTGCCCTGCTTGGAGAGAAGATAAAGGAAAAAGGAGACAGGTATTCAAACCTCCAGCTCCAGCTCAAACAGGCACGAATTCCTGTATCCTATGAGATGTATGTATCAGCAGGTATATTTTATTCTGTTGTTGCAGGGATTTTCGGGGCTTTGCTGGGATTTTTATTTGCTTATCTTATTTTCACTATCATAGGATT is a window of Methanohalophilus mahii DSM 5219 DNA encoding:
- a CDS encoding type II/IV secretion system ATPase subunit, with the protein product MSDEDSVKKGMDNSTKEDYSKNNKNSSTGKQEESGLIEPKLFKPGSFHKKENFPQKGTLFVEEKKDEIIFTPLKGEKIIHRENSSANKNNEEQRIISSEESDVSDSKEDLPNIFTPPPENETTDKNIGNIQEKTTEAIDTEDLNENDMAKASSSQVPVATDDTENLLADELEEEDKEPDEKTDSQTKIKTSFKNINFVQKIRNLLEREIEPIEQYDPAIHGPITYFEGIANYEEIERYWLDEPFCFVVILYNELLNDYLYQIVEPKLDEFEEIFLTEIKDRLRDVLLVENIDRLADKEKILEDKILIILKDYAIKFTPLMLGKIIYYVKRDFVRLGKIDPLMYDDGIEDISGNGHDKPVFLYHKKYTNISTNIYFDEDELNSFIIQLAQKSGKHISVAEPMIDATMPDGSRIQMTLGTTVTTHGSTFTIRKFSETPITPIDLLEWGTFSSAGMAYLWLCIENNKSLIYAGGTASGKTSSLNAVSLFIPEKAKIISLEDTRELKLPHINWIPGVTRDSFTADDRGAVDMYDLLRAALRQRPEYLLVGEVRGKEALTLFQAMSTGHTTFSTMHADSVSSAIHRLENPPISVPRNMIQALDIMSIQAQTFSAGKRVRRNLKLVEITDIDPNTRNIRTNDIFTWDSSTDSFRHTGKSKALNDIKLQRGWKEADIKRELQTRQDILEYMLDNGIRDFKEIATIIKEYQATPEKTLARFGMDK